A single window of Channa argus isolate prfri chromosome 12, Channa argus male v1.0, whole genome shotgun sequence DNA harbors:
- the wdr55 gene encoding WD repeat-containing protein 55 — protein MAASIQHAEIACPEKGTVEMDKTEAPKTTRDVESSDSDPESDPDPGEDEDDDEGEPAGPKIRDTPQDIKLEAIANTVALHPTQDILVCGDVDGDLYAFSYSCTEGENRELWSSGHHLKSCRQVRFSADGLKLCSVSRDKAIHLLDVERGQLVTRIRGAHGSPINSLLLVDENIIATGDDGGTLKVWDMRKGTSIMDLKHHEDYISDITVDQAKRILLTASGDGTMGVFNIKRRRFELLSEYQSGDLTSVALMKRGKKVVCGSSEGTIYIFNWNGFGATSDRFAIKAESLDCIVPITDNIMCTASMDGYIRAINLLPNRVIGCIGQHLGEPIEELAKSRDSRFLVSCAHDQLIKFWDISSLPKATVNEYRKRKKKGGQMKSLTKKAFGDNDFFAGLVDEPEKKEEEKDEDEEEDGSDSDSDSD, from the exons ATGGCTGCGTCCATACAACACGCTGAAATCGCATGTCCAGAAAAGGGAACAGTAGAAATGGACAAAACAGAAGCTCCGAAAACTACCAGAGACGTAGAATCATCAGACTCGGATCCGGAGTCAGATCCAGATCCAGGTGAGGACGAAGACGATGATGAAGGAGAGCCGGCCGGACCAAAGATCCGAGACACCCCCCAGGACATAAAGCTAGAGGCGATTGCCAACACAGTAGCGCTTCACCCGACCCAGGACATCCTGGTATGCGGAGACGTAGACGGGGATTTGTACGCCTTTTCCTATTCGTGTACGGAGGGAGAGAACCGGGAGCTGTGGTCGTCCGGTCACCACCTGAAGTCCTGCCGCCAGGTGCGCTTCTCCGCAGACGGGCTGAAGCTCTGCAGTGTGTCCCGGGACAAGGCCATTCACCTGTTGGACGTGGAGCGGGGGCAGCTTGTCACCAGGATCCGAGGGGCGCACGGGAGTCCTATCAACAGCCTGCTGCTGGTGGAcgaaaatatcattgcgactGGAGACGACGGAGGAACCCTGAAG GTGTGGGACATGAGGAAGGGAACGTCCATCATGGATCTGAAACACCATGAGGATTACATCAGTGATATCACTGTGGACCAGGCCAAAAGGATCCTACTCACAGCCAG TGGTGATGGCACCATGGGCGTCTTCAACATCAAGAGGCGACGGTTTGAGCTGCTGTCGGAGTATCAGAGTGGCGATCTAACCTCAGTGGCTCTAATGAAGCGGGGCAAGAAGGTGGTTTGTGGATCCAGCGAGGGGACAATCTACATCTTCAACTGGAATGGATTTGGTGCCACCAGCGACCGCTTTGCCATCAAGGCAGAGTCCCTGGATTGCATTGTCCCCATCACAGACAACATCATGTGCACCGCCTCTATGGACGGATATATTCG AGCCATCAACCTCCTTCCTAACCGGGTTATTGGCTGCATCGGGCAACACCTTGGCGAACCCATCGAAGAGCTTGCCAAGTCTCGAGATTCCCGCTTTCTGGTGAGCTGCGCACATGACCAGCTCATTAAGTTCTGGGACATTTCCAGTTTACCCAAAGCAACTGTTAATGAATATCgcaagaggaagaaaaaaggcgGACAAATGAAATCTCTCACCAAGAAAGCTTTCGGGGACAATGACTTTTTCGCAGGACTTGTAGATGAGCCtgagaaaaaagaggaagaaaaggatgaagatgaagaagaagatggCAGTGATAGTGACAGTGACagcgattaa
- the LOC137137175 gene encoding coiled-coil domain-containing protein 171-like isoform X2, giving the protein MQADRAERKRKPSRGRRGESAQSRAETRGIQPTAAVNSARLKELITTMQHKEKQAGHVEGRVEKEQEEDEEIGKERRRCTSRGDGGRRRERERDGAGMRAASEGRDRSKDSESLRWRINQLEKEKLELTSSHNQELCRLQAELTHLRSSVERGEAQRLELQYQLTVSQRHADQATELSRDKQALTEQAAELQQKVQELKKALDITQRSREDDKHALRQDIEERDKFIQSFSSENQRLHQLLQDHEEALSESERRIAEVQKEREKEAKVNRRQAEEMKYLKEREERSRREKELSDQRIKSLEASIEVERAAHLEFKFNSEVLQLRVRDLEEAVVAGRSGQQEAQSDLELLRAKFGEVERAYGVEREKRRSTEHTLERLQSEYEQYKSHQNVAMDTARKTTSDLTEQLEEEKRQHSNTRSLLEQATMRRSDADKLFGNCLNEIRETLQQHRDTGCGPPVKEDWSWSPSAEVLQLLKTTLGTYQHKVEETAKEVQDLLFALEKLREENQTLQQLTSDQSREMEESQQVLVKLKEEVTRLRQECSEWSTQSRDLQAELQREREEGERVKGREKEEKMAEIQKIKHQHQKESKAHLSFLYSLYQRLLAGCVLLDQPQSILGDFTWEELCDVINEQVDQLTSDLQKANEKIANLQTACEKKSVCVRELHRSQECVLSRLEVSVRKREEAWSRQHTHAVTQLQNELQVCHSQCESLREHVSSLDLQCSSLTSDLSRLQGRLSRSRRESASFFLACALLAGALKHAHCRLQTLSEQKTLLSKQLALRRALEEEVRKLADALGGDKKDEKEERGRRAVRRWRRGVCVVLAVRRWCALAKTTAVLFRLERSGSGPAVCVCGELATATQEGQLLLCTDKDRGREDECSRWLRSKRLSFTILSSMADLQGALAHAGSSPLDVMSAARSGLSRLLDYLLDQSDAVSYRVYEGTLSSRLRLGLNRVMPQQPEMKALVSTLQEHFLLFSQRLHSAEVERRSLRLEVASLKKGQRQERDDTYGTVPAERFHSVCEELCQALNREQEAQMLIQEQTNQLHTLQLRVNTHTSEETNTQNTLSQNTQALSEARQELRRKERSLRILGKHLSGVQKERKQLEERLQRAEDELRDATGRKDCLISYMKAAETSYKEIRDSFLQSERPLSAQRRPLLLPSQHLELSGAEGIMGGPEVAACQSLLSTVSQLFHTCSARIDWLEQEVSANRSHVTALRSELQDACLRDNLAFVPVEFAKASLVLDEEPSQSAPSSDLSKEPIVSLNTAPSQTFLPASSPLQNPPEVKLKKKPTKNNRGGRR; this is encoded by the exons ATGCAGGCGGACCGAGCGGAGCGGAAGAGAAAGCCTAGCCGGGGAAGGCGGGGTGAGAGTGCGCAGAGCCGAGCAGAGACACGGGGCATCCAGCCGACAGCTGCAGTCAACTCCGCCAG GTTGAAAGAGCTCATCACCACTATgcaacacaaagagaaacaggCAGGACATGTAGAAGGAAGGGTGGAAAAAGAacaagaggaagatgaggagattggaaaagaaaggaggagatgCACAAGCCGTGGAGATggaggaaggagaagagaaagagagagggatgggGCAGGGATGAGGGCAGCGTCAGAAGGACGTGACAGGAGCAAAGACTCAGAAAGCCTGAGGTGGAGAATCAACcagctggagaaagaaaaactggagCTGACATCTAGCCACAACCAGGAG CTGTGCAGGCTGCAGGCGGAGCTGACCCACCTGAGATCTTCAGTGGAGCGAGGTGAAGCTCAGAGGTTGGAGCTTCAGTACCAGCTGACTGTGAGCCAGAGACACGCTGACCAAGCCACCGAGCTTAGCAGAGACAAACAGGCACTTACAG agcAAGCAGCCGAGCTTCAGCAGAAGGTGCAGGAGCTGAAGAAAGCTCTTGACATCACCCAGCGGTCCAGGGAGGACGACAAGCATGCGTTGCGGCAGGATATCGAAGAGCGAGACAAATTTATTCAGAGCTTCAGCTCCGAGAACCAGAGACTGCACCAATTACTGCAG GATCATGAAGAGGCGTTGAGTGAGTCTGAGAGGAGGATAGCAGAAgtgcagaaggagagagagaaggaggccAAGGTTAACAGACGACAAGCTGAGGAAATGAAATAcctgaaggagagagaggaaaggagcaggagagagaaagag CTGTCAGATCAGAGGATAAAGTCTCTGGAGGCAAGCATCGAGGTGGAGCGAGCAGCTCACCTGGAGTTCAAGTTCAACTCTGAGGTCCTCCAG CTGCGGGTGCGGGACCTAGAGGAGGCAGTGGTGGCCGGGCGGTCTGGCCAGCAGGAGGCACAGTCAGACCTGGAGCTGCTGAGAGCTAAGTTCGGAGAGGTAGAGAGAGCTTACGGcgtggagagagagaagagacgCAGCACTGAGCACACTCTGGAGCG GTTGCAGAGTGAGTATGAGCAGTACAAATCTCACCAAAATGTTGCCATGGACACAGCGAGGAAAACAACCTCTGACCTCACAGAACAgctggaggaagaaaagagacagCACAGTAACACACGTTCACTGCTGGAgcag GCAACTATGAGACGTTCTGATGCAGACAAGCTCTTTGGGAACTGTCTGAACGAGATCAGGGAGACACTccaacaacacagagacacag GGTGTGGTCCTCCAGTAAAGGAGGACTGGAGCTGGAGTCCTTCTGCTGAAGTCTTGCAATTGTTGAAGACGACTCTTGGCACCtaccaacacaaagtggaagAGACTGCCAAGgag GTCCAGGATCTGCTGTTTGCATTAGAGAAGCTGCGAGAGGAGAACCAAACTCTCCAACAGCTGACTTCAGATCAGAGCAGGGAGATGGAG GAGTCTCAGCAGGTGTTGGTCAAACTGAAGGAGGAGGTGACTCGCCTTCGCCAAGAGTGCTCTGAATGGTCGACACAGAGCCGTGATCTGCAGGCcgagctgcagagagagagggaggagggggagcgagtgaaagggagagaaaaggaggagaagatgGCAGAAATCCAGAAGATAAAACACCAACACCAGAAAGAGTCCaag gcCCATCTGTCCTTCCTCTACAGTCTCTACCAGCGACTTTTGGCCGGCTGCGTCCTCCTCGATCAGCCCCAGAGCATACTGGGTGATTTCACCTGGGAGGAGCtgtgtgatgtcatcaatgaaCAGGTTGATcagctgacctctgacctccaaAAAGCCAACGAAAAG ATCGCCAACCTACAGACTGCGTGTGAGAAGaagagtgtgtgcgtgcgtgagCTGCATCGCAGTCAGGAGTGTGTGTTGTCTCGCCTGGAGGTGAGCGTGAGGAAAAGGGAGGAGGCCTGGAgcaggcaacacacacacgcagtgaCACAGCTGCAGAACGAGCTGCAg GTTTGTCATTCTCAGTGCGAGTCTCTCCGGGAACATGTCTCCTCTCTGGACCTCCAGTGCTCgtcactgacctctgacctatCCCGGCTCCAGGGCCGCCTCTCTCGAAGCCGCAGGGAGTCGGCCTCCTTCTTTTTAGCCTGTGCTCTGCTGGCCGGAGCGCTGAAACACGCCCACTGTCGTCTGCAAACTCTCTCTGAACAGAAAACCCTCCTGTCCAAACAGCTAGCATTGAGAAGGGcgctggaggaggaggtgaggaagCTGGCTGACGCTCTGGGAGGtgacaaaaaagatgaaaaggaggaaagaggaagGAGAGCAGTGAGGCGGTggaggaggggtgtgtgtgtggtgctggCGGTGAGGAGGTGGTGTGCTCTGGCTAAAACGACAGCGGTGTTGTTTCGACTGGAGAGGAGTGGCAGTGGtcctgcagtgtgtgtctgtggagagTTGGCTACGGCAACACAGGAGGGACAACTCCTACTTTGTACAG ATAAAGACAGAGGTCGTGAAGACGAATGTTCCCGCTGGCTTCGCTCTAAACGTCTCTCCTTCACTATTCTGTCCTCCATGGCTGACCTGCAAGGGGCGCTAGCACACGCAG GCTCTTCCCCTCTAGATGTGATGTCAGCAGCTCGTTCTGGTTTGTCCCGTCTCCTGGATTATCTTCTTGACCAGTCAGACGCAGTGTCCTACAGAGTGTATGAGGGCACACTGAGCAGCCGCCTGAGACTTGGCTTGAACAGAGTAATGCCTCAACAACCCGAGATGAAG GCCCTGGTCTCCACCCTCCAGGAGCACTTCCTGCTCTTTAGCCAACGACTGCATTCGGCCGAGGTGGAGCGGCGGAGCCTGAGGCTGGAGGTGGCTAGTCTGAAGAAAGGACAGAGGCAAGAGAGAGATGACACATACGGGACG GTCCCAGCTGAGCGGttccacagtgtgtgtgaggagcTCTGTCAGGCTCTGAACAGAGAGCAGGAGGCTCAGATGTTGATCCAGGAACAGACCAATCAGCTGCACACACTGCAGCTCCGAGTCAACACCCACACATCTGAGGAaaccaacacacaaaacacactgagccagaacacacag GCTCTGTCGGAGGCTCGGCAGGAGCTGAGACGGAAAGAGCGCTCACTGAGGATTCTGGGCAAGCACCTGTCGGGGGTTCAGAAGGAGAGGAAACAGCTAGAGGAGAGACTGCAGCGAGCCGAGGATGAGCTGAGGGACGCCACCGG GCGTAAGGACTGTCTGATCAGTTACATGAAGGCTGCAGAGACGAGCTACAAAGAG ATCCGGGACAGTTTTCTCCAATCAGAGCGCCCACTGTCTGCTCAGCGACGTCCCCTTCTGTTACCCAGTCAGCACCTGGAGCTGAGTGGAGCAGAGGGCATCATGGGAGGCCCAGAAGTGGCAGCATGTCAG AGCCTTCTCTCCACCGTCTCTCAGCTCTTTCACACCTGCAGTGCCAGGATCGACTGGCTAGAGCAGGAAGTCTCCGCCAACCGCAGTCATGTGACTGCTCTGCGGAGCGAACTGCAGGACGCCTGTCTCCGTGACAACCTGGCCTTTGTCCCC GTGGAGTTTGCCAAAGCATCTCTGGTACTTGATGAGGAACCATCTCAATCTGCTCCCTCATCTGATTTGTCAAAGGAACCCATCGTCagtttaaacacagcccccTCCCAAACTTTCCTCCCCGCTTCCTCTCCCCTTCAAAATCCCCCTGAAGTTAAGTTGAAGAAGAAACCCACGAAGAACaacagaggagggaggagatAA
- the LOC137137175 gene encoding coiled-coil domain-containing protein 171-like isoform X1: MQADRAERKRKPSRGRRGESAQSRAETRGIQPTAAVNSARCSEGGAARLKELITTMQHKEKQAGHVEGRVEKEQEEDEEIGKERRRCTSRGDGGRRRERERDGAGMRAASEGRDRSKDSESLRWRINQLEKEKLELTSSHNQELCRLQAELTHLRSSVERGEAQRLELQYQLTVSQRHADQATELSRDKQALTEQAAELQQKVQELKKALDITQRSREDDKHALRQDIEERDKFIQSFSSENQRLHQLLQDHEEALSESERRIAEVQKEREKEAKVNRRQAEEMKYLKEREERSRREKELSDQRIKSLEASIEVERAAHLEFKFNSEVLQLRVRDLEEAVVAGRSGQQEAQSDLELLRAKFGEVERAYGVEREKRRSTEHTLERLQSEYEQYKSHQNVAMDTARKTTSDLTEQLEEEKRQHSNTRSLLEQATMRRSDADKLFGNCLNEIRETLQQHRDTGCGPPVKEDWSWSPSAEVLQLLKTTLGTYQHKVEETAKEVQDLLFALEKLREENQTLQQLTSDQSREMEESQQVLVKLKEEVTRLRQECSEWSTQSRDLQAELQREREEGERVKGREKEEKMAEIQKIKHQHQKESKAHLSFLYSLYQRLLAGCVLLDQPQSILGDFTWEELCDVINEQVDQLTSDLQKANEKIANLQTACEKKSVCVRELHRSQECVLSRLEVSVRKREEAWSRQHTHAVTQLQNELQVCHSQCESLREHVSSLDLQCSSLTSDLSRLQGRLSRSRRESASFFLACALLAGALKHAHCRLQTLSEQKTLLSKQLALRRALEEEVRKLADALGGDKKDEKEERGRRAVRRWRRGVCVVLAVRRWCALAKTTAVLFRLERSGSGPAVCVCGELATATQEGQLLLCTDKDRGREDECSRWLRSKRLSFTILSSMADLQGALAHAGSSPLDVMSAARSGLSRLLDYLLDQSDAVSYRVYEGTLSSRLRLGLNRVMPQQPEMKALVSTLQEHFLLFSQRLHSAEVERRSLRLEVASLKKGQRQERDDTYGTVPAERFHSVCEELCQALNREQEAQMLIQEQTNQLHTLQLRVNTHTSEETNTQNTLSQNTQALSEARQELRRKERSLRILGKHLSGVQKERKQLEERLQRAEDELRDATGRKDCLISYMKAAETSYKEIRDSFLQSERPLSAQRRPLLLPSQHLELSGAEGIMGGPEVAACQSLLSTVSQLFHTCSARIDWLEQEVSANRSHVTALRSELQDACLRDNLAFVPVEFAKASLVLDEEPSQSAPSSDLSKEPIVSLNTAPSQTFLPASSPLQNPPEVKLKKKPTKNNRGGRR; encoded by the exons ATGCAGGCGGACCGAGCGGAGCGGAAGAGAAAGCCTAGCCGGGGAAGGCGGGGTGAGAGTGCGCAGAGCCGAGCAGAGACACGGGGCATCCAGCCGACAGCTGCAGTCAACTCCGCCAGGTGCTCAGAGGGTGGGGCGGCAAG GTTGAAAGAGCTCATCACCACTATgcaacacaaagagaaacaggCAGGACATGTAGAAGGAAGGGTGGAAAAAGAacaagaggaagatgaggagattggaaaagaaaggaggagatgCACAAGCCGTGGAGATggaggaaggagaagagaaagagagagggatgggGCAGGGATGAGGGCAGCGTCAGAAGGACGTGACAGGAGCAAAGACTCAGAAAGCCTGAGGTGGAGAATCAACcagctggagaaagaaaaactggagCTGACATCTAGCCACAACCAGGAG CTGTGCAGGCTGCAGGCGGAGCTGACCCACCTGAGATCTTCAGTGGAGCGAGGTGAAGCTCAGAGGTTGGAGCTTCAGTACCAGCTGACTGTGAGCCAGAGACACGCTGACCAAGCCACCGAGCTTAGCAGAGACAAACAGGCACTTACAG agcAAGCAGCCGAGCTTCAGCAGAAGGTGCAGGAGCTGAAGAAAGCTCTTGACATCACCCAGCGGTCCAGGGAGGACGACAAGCATGCGTTGCGGCAGGATATCGAAGAGCGAGACAAATTTATTCAGAGCTTCAGCTCCGAGAACCAGAGACTGCACCAATTACTGCAG GATCATGAAGAGGCGTTGAGTGAGTCTGAGAGGAGGATAGCAGAAgtgcagaaggagagagagaaggaggccAAGGTTAACAGACGACAAGCTGAGGAAATGAAATAcctgaaggagagagaggaaaggagcaggagagagaaagag CTGTCAGATCAGAGGATAAAGTCTCTGGAGGCAAGCATCGAGGTGGAGCGAGCAGCTCACCTGGAGTTCAAGTTCAACTCTGAGGTCCTCCAG CTGCGGGTGCGGGACCTAGAGGAGGCAGTGGTGGCCGGGCGGTCTGGCCAGCAGGAGGCACAGTCAGACCTGGAGCTGCTGAGAGCTAAGTTCGGAGAGGTAGAGAGAGCTTACGGcgtggagagagagaagagacgCAGCACTGAGCACACTCTGGAGCG GTTGCAGAGTGAGTATGAGCAGTACAAATCTCACCAAAATGTTGCCATGGACACAGCGAGGAAAACAACCTCTGACCTCACAGAACAgctggaggaagaaaagagacagCACAGTAACACACGTTCACTGCTGGAgcag GCAACTATGAGACGTTCTGATGCAGACAAGCTCTTTGGGAACTGTCTGAACGAGATCAGGGAGACACTccaacaacacagagacacag GGTGTGGTCCTCCAGTAAAGGAGGACTGGAGCTGGAGTCCTTCTGCTGAAGTCTTGCAATTGTTGAAGACGACTCTTGGCACCtaccaacacaaagtggaagAGACTGCCAAGgag GTCCAGGATCTGCTGTTTGCATTAGAGAAGCTGCGAGAGGAGAACCAAACTCTCCAACAGCTGACTTCAGATCAGAGCAGGGAGATGGAG GAGTCTCAGCAGGTGTTGGTCAAACTGAAGGAGGAGGTGACTCGCCTTCGCCAAGAGTGCTCTGAATGGTCGACACAGAGCCGTGATCTGCAGGCcgagctgcagagagagagggaggagggggagcgagtgaaagggagagaaaaggaggagaagatgGCAGAAATCCAGAAGATAAAACACCAACACCAGAAAGAGTCCaag gcCCATCTGTCCTTCCTCTACAGTCTCTACCAGCGACTTTTGGCCGGCTGCGTCCTCCTCGATCAGCCCCAGAGCATACTGGGTGATTTCACCTGGGAGGAGCtgtgtgatgtcatcaatgaaCAGGTTGATcagctgacctctgacctccaaAAAGCCAACGAAAAG ATCGCCAACCTACAGACTGCGTGTGAGAAGaagagtgtgtgcgtgcgtgagCTGCATCGCAGTCAGGAGTGTGTGTTGTCTCGCCTGGAGGTGAGCGTGAGGAAAAGGGAGGAGGCCTGGAgcaggcaacacacacacgcagtgaCACAGCTGCAGAACGAGCTGCAg GTTTGTCATTCTCAGTGCGAGTCTCTCCGGGAACATGTCTCCTCTCTGGACCTCCAGTGCTCgtcactgacctctgacctatCCCGGCTCCAGGGCCGCCTCTCTCGAAGCCGCAGGGAGTCGGCCTCCTTCTTTTTAGCCTGTGCTCTGCTGGCCGGAGCGCTGAAACACGCCCACTGTCGTCTGCAAACTCTCTCTGAACAGAAAACCCTCCTGTCCAAACAGCTAGCATTGAGAAGGGcgctggaggaggaggtgaggaagCTGGCTGACGCTCTGGGAGGtgacaaaaaagatgaaaaggaggaaagaggaagGAGAGCAGTGAGGCGGTggaggaggggtgtgtgtgtggtgctggCGGTGAGGAGGTGGTGTGCTCTGGCTAAAACGACAGCGGTGTTGTTTCGACTGGAGAGGAGTGGCAGTGGtcctgcagtgtgtgtctgtggagagTTGGCTACGGCAACACAGGAGGGACAACTCCTACTTTGTACAG ATAAAGACAGAGGTCGTGAAGACGAATGTTCCCGCTGGCTTCGCTCTAAACGTCTCTCCTTCACTATTCTGTCCTCCATGGCTGACCTGCAAGGGGCGCTAGCACACGCAG GCTCTTCCCCTCTAGATGTGATGTCAGCAGCTCGTTCTGGTTTGTCCCGTCTCCTGGATTATCTTCTTGACCAGTCAGACGCAGTGTCCTACAGAGTGTATGAGGGCACACTGAGCAGCCGCCTGAGACTTGGCTTGAACAGAGTAATGCCTCAACAACCCGAGATGAAG GCCCTGGTCTCCACCCTCCAGGAGCACTTCCTGCTCTTTAGCCAACGACTGCATTCGGCCGAGGTGGAGCGGCGGAGCCTGAGGCTGGAGGTGGCTAGTCTGAAGAAAGGACAGAGGCAAGAGAGAGATGACACATACGGGACG GTCCCAGCTGAGCGGttccacagtgtgtgtgaggagcTCTGTCAGGCTCTGAACAGAGAGCAGGAGGCTCAGATGTTGATCCAGGAACAGACCAATCAGCTGCACACACTGCAGCTCCGAGTCAACACCCACACATCTGAGGAaaccaacacacaaaacacactgagccagaacacacag GCTCTGTCGGAGGCTCGGCAGGAGCTGAGACGGAAAGAGCGCTCACTGAGGATTCTGGGCAAGCACCTGTCGGGGGTTCAGAAGGAGAGGAAACAGCTAGAGGAGAGACTGCAGCGAGCCGAGGATGAGCTGAGGGACGCCACCGG GCGTAAGGACTGTCTGATCAGTTACATGAAGGCTGCAGAGACGAGCTACAAAGAG ATCCGGGACAGTTTTCTCCAATCAGAGCGCCCACTGTCTGCTCAGCGACGTCCCCTTCTGTTACCCAGTCAGCACCTGGAGCTGAGTGGAGCAGAGGGCATCATGGGAGGCCCAGAAGTGGCAGCATGTCAG AGCCTTCTCTCCACCGTCTCTCAGCTCTTTCACACCTGCAGTGCCAGGATCGACTGGCTAGAGCAGGAAGTCTCCGCCAACCGCAGTCATGTGACTGCTCTGCGGAGCGAACTGCAGGACGCCTGTCTCCGTGACAACCTGGCCTTTGTCCCC GTGGAGTTTGCCAAAGCATCTCTGGTACTTGATGAGGAACCATCTCAATCTGCTCCCTCATCTGATTTGTCAAAGGAACCCATCGTCagtttaaacacagcccccTCCCAAACTTTCCTCCCCGCTTCCTCTCCCCTTCAAAATCCCCCTGAAGTTAAGTTGAAGAAGAAACCCACGAAGAACaacagaggagggaggagatAA